A genomic stretch from Bosea sp. F3-2 includes:
- a CDS encoding MmcQ/YjbR family DNA-binding protein — MSPQAYNAFCASLPATSHVVQWGGADVWKVGEKVFAIARQQEDGEMAVSFKCSALAFDILSEQPGLRPAPYLASRGMKWIQWLTDESMPDDALQDYLRESHRLVAAGLTRRVRVELGLG; from the coding sequence ATGTCCCCCCAGGCCTACAACGCCTTCTGCGCCTCGCTGCCGGCAACGAGCCATGTCGTGCAATGGGGCGGGGCCGATGTCTGGAAGGTCGGCGAGAAGGTCTTCGCCATCGCCCGGCAGCAGGAGGATGGCGAGATGGCCGTGAGCTTCAAATGCTCAGCCCTCGCCTTCGACATCCTGAGCGAGCAGCCGGGTCTCAGGCCCGCGCCCTATCTCGCTTCGCGCGGCATGAAGTGGATCCAGTGGCTCACCGACGAGAGCATGCCGGATGATGCCTTGCAGGACTATCTGCGCGAGAGCCACCGCCTCGTCGCCGCCGGGCTGACGAGGCGGGTGCGCGTCGAGCTCGGGCTCGGCTAG